One region of Citrus sinensis cultivar Valencia sweet orange chromosome 6, DVS_A1.0, whole genome shotgun sequence genomic DNA includes:
- the LOC102614061 gene encoding protein POLAR-like 1 isoform X1 has protein sequence MWQLLLAAAAAAGSTSLVAKYLFGSQGDQNEKERNPFDVDVKYHSHVVQKGLNASGCVSNCEKQEGIFRFSSPESSGGNSGSKILRKEKKKVKSEKRSAGGGVELNKRRAVAVCLKKRRTSKNGAAERGASSSKDSSLFNWGLGVGMMYMISASKAEISKLNTTMDETAKVVQELKSELHRRKSSCSVLVHTSANEETENLEKITSNKTQQVLFKSRSGNRDLSDQKVLGLPLIDDSECTSSVLTEERDAEVLEMDKLEAELESELQKLPWYSTESSYHEDMKLNLHETKVSTMEFHEAEGQSSDFYQSHGVSPSELDQKLSHLLIKQQENQIMDLESELHSAQSKLGEKENELQALKDCVKRLTEFSLSSIPGDEIQAREEQDCASKWDCSNEVELQSRSLVGMKRPVGTEYCNYYVN, from the exons atgtgGCAACTTCTATTGGCTGCTGCAGCGGCAGCGGGATCCACAAGCCTGGTGGCCAAGTACCTGTTCGGCAGCCAAGGTgatcaaaatgagaaagaaaggAACCCATTTGATGTTGATGTGAAATATCACTCTCATGTTGTTCAAAAGGGTTTGAATGCATCTGGGTGTGTTAGTAATTGCGAGAAACAAGAGGGGATCTTTAGGTTTTCGAGCCCTGAGTCGTCTGGTGGCAATAGTGGGTCCAAAATTTTGaggaaggagaagaagaaggtgAAGAGTGAGAAAAGATCTGCTGGTGGAGGTgttgaattgaataaaaggAGAGCTGTTGCTGTTTGCTTGAAGAAGAGGAGGACAAGCAAGAATGGTGCTGCTGAGCGTGGAGCGTCTTCTTCtaaag ATAGCTCTTTGTTCAATTGGGGACTTGGTGTTGGAATGATGTACATGATATCAGCCAGTAAAGCTGAGATCAGTAAGCTAAACACAACCATGGATGAAACTGCCAAAGTTGTTCAGGAACTAAAATCTGAGCTACATAGAAGAAAATCATCATGCAGTGTGCTAGTTCATACTTCTGCTAATGAAGAAACTGAAAACTTGGAGAAAATTACCAGCAACAAAACTCAGCAGGTGCTTTTCAAGTCAAGAAGTGGGAACCGAGACCTTAGTGACCAAAAAGTGTTAGGTTTGCCTCTAATTGATGATAGTGAATGTACAAGTAGTGTTCTTACTGAAGAGCGAGATGCAGAGGTCCTGGAAATGGATAAACTGGAAGCAGAACTGGAGTCTGAACTGCAAAAACTGCCTTGGTACAGTACAGAATCTTCTTACCATGaagatatgaaattaaatttgcaTGAG ACCAAGGTTTCAACAATGGAGTTCCATGAAGCAGAGGGGCAGAGTTCTGATTTTTACCAAAGTCATGGAGTGTCACCATCTGAATTGGATCAGAAATTGTCCCATCTGCTAATTAAACAGCAGGAAAACCAAATCATGGACCTGGAATCTGAATTGCATTCGGCTCAATCCAAACTTGGCGAGAAGGAAAACGAACTCCAAGCCCTGAAGGACTGCGTTAAACGCCTGACTGAATTCTCTCTGTCAAGTATCCCAG GTGATGAAATCCAGGCACGGGAGGAGCAAGATTGTGCCAGCAAATGGGATTGCAGTAATGAAGTAGAGTTGCAATCAAGGTCCCTGGTTGGGATGAAAAGACCTGTTGGCACAGAGTATTGCAATTATtatgtaaattga
- the LOC102614555 gene encoding lipid phosphate phosphatase gamma, protein MATPPLKAVTLTHVRYRKGDQLGHFLAWVSLVPVFISLGGFVSHFIFRREIQGMFFALGLLVSQFINEFIKTTVQQARPEMCVLLETCDSHGWPSSHSQYMFFFAVYFTLLTCKGIGLWGIKNRWFSNVLHWTLAVLTMYSRVYLGYHTVAQVFSGAILGILIGAGWFWFVNSVLFPYFPAIEESAFGRYFYVKDTSHIPNPLKFEYNNARAARSSANKVSKSN, encoded by the coding sequence ATGGCCACGCCGCCGCTGAAGGCCGTGACACTGACCCACGTGCGGTACCGAAAGGGCGATCAGCTGGGCCACTTCTTAGCGTGGGTCTCGCTCGTCCCCGTCTTCATAAGCCTCGGCGGGTTCGTTTCCCATTTCATCTTTCGCCGCGAGATTCAAGGCATGTTCTTCGCTCTCGGCCTCTTAGTCTCCCAATTCATCAACGAGTTCATCAAAACGACGGTCCAGCAGGCCCGCCCCGAGATGTGCGTGCTCTTGGAAACGTGCGATTCCCACGGCTGGCCCTCCAGTCACTCCCAGTACATGTTCTTTTTCGCCGTTTACTTTACGCTCTTGACTTGCAAAGGGATCGGGCTTTGGGGGATTAAAAACAGGTGGTTCTCAAACGTTCTGCATTGGACTTTGGCTGTGTTGACTATGTACTCGAGGGTTTATTTGGGTTACCATACAGTCGCTCAGGTCTTTTCCGGGGCTATTTTGGGGATTTTGATCGGAGCTGGGTGGTTTTGGTTTGTCAATTCGGTGTTGTTTCCGTATTTTCCGGCTATCGAGGAGAGTGCTTTTGGgagatatttttatgtcaaGGATACTTCTCATATTCCTAATCCGTTGAAGTTCGAGTACAACAATGCCAGGGCTGCTAGAAGTAGTGCTAACAAGGTTTCTAAAAGCAATTGA
- the LOC102614061 gene encoding protein POLAR-like 1 isoform X2, protein MWQLLLAAAAAAGSTSLVAKYLFGSQGDQNEKERNPFDVDVKYHSHVVQKGLNASGCVSNCEKQEGIFRFSSPESSGGNSGSKILRKEKKKVKSEKRSAGGGVELNKRRAVAVCLKKRRTSKNGAAERGASSSKDSSLFNWGLGVGMMYMISASKAEISKLNTTMDETAKVVQELKSELHRRKSSCSVLVHTSANEETENLEKITSNKTQQVLFKSRSGNRDLSDQKVLGLPLIDDSECTSSVLTEERDAEVLEMDKLEAELESELQKLPWYSTESSYHEDMKLNLHEVSTMEFHEAEGQSSDFYQSHGVSPSELDQKLSHLLIKQQENQIMDLESELHSAQSKLGEKENELQALKDCVKRLTEFSLSSIPGDEIQAREEQDCASKWDCSNEVELQSRSLVGMKRPVGTEYCNYYVN, encoded by the exons atgtgGCAACTTCTATTGGCTGCTGCAGCGGCAGCGGGATCCACAAGCCTGGTGGCCAAGTACCTGTTCGGCAGCCAAGGTgatcaaaatgagaaagaaaggAACCCATTTGATGTTGATGTGAAATATCACTCTCATGTTGTTCAAAAGGGTTTGAATGCATCTGGGTGTGTTAGTAATTGCGAGAAACAAGAGGGGATCTTTAGGTTTTCGAGCCCTGAGTCGTCTGGTGGCAATAGTGGGTCCAAAATTTTGaggaaggagaagaagaaggtgAAGAGTGAGAAAAGATCTGCTGGTGGAGGTgttgaattgaataaaaggAGAGCTGTTGCTGTTTGCTTGAAGAAGAGGAGGACAAGCAAGAATGGTGCTGCTGAGCGTGGAGCGTCTTCTTCtaaag ATAGCTCTTTGTTCAATTGGGGACTTGGTGTTGGAATGATGTACATGATATCAGCCAGTAAAGCTGAGATCAGTAAGCTAAACACAACCATGGATGAAACTGCCAAAGTTGTTCAGGAACTAAAATCTGAGCTACATAGAAGAAAATCATCATGCAGTGTGCTAGTTCATACTTCTGCTAATGAAGAAACTGAAAACTTGGAGAAAATTACCAGCAACAAAACTCAGCAGGTGCTTTTCAAGTCAAGAAGTGGGAACCGAGACCTTAGTGACCAAAAAGTGTTAGGTTTGCCTCTAATTGATGATAGTGAATGTACAAGTAGTGTTCTTACTGAAGAGCGAGATGCAGAGGTCCTGGAAATGGATAAACTGGAAGCAGAACTGGAGTCTGAACTGCAAAAACTGCCTTGGTACAGTACAGAATCTTCTTACCATGaagatatgaaattaaatttgcaTGAG GTTTCAACAATGGAGTTCCATGAAGCAGAGGGGCAGAGTTCTGATTTTTACCAAAGTCATGGAGTGTCACCATCTGAATTGGATCAGAAATTGTCCCATCTGCTAATTAAACAGCAGGAAAACCAAATCATGGACCTGGAATCTGAATTGCATTCGGCTCAATCCAAACTTGGCGAGAAGGAAAACGAACTCCAAGCCCTGAAGGACTGCGTTAAACGCCTGACTGAATTCTCTCTGTCAAGTATCCCAG GTGATGAAATCCAGGCACGGGAGGAGCAAGATTGTGCCAGCAAATGGGATTGCAGTAATGAAGTAGAGTTGCAATCAAGGTCCCTGGTTGGGATGAAAAGACCTGTTGGCACAGAGTATTGCAATTATtatgtaaattga